One Paraburkholderia phytofirmans OLGA172 genomic window carries:
- a CDS encoding DUF3304 domain-containing protein: MKPISLRLTSLAACTLVTLSACAGASHLPDDPFASRGTAMAMVPINHTDRYAFDVFVDKYWAGDAPPQNDGAAAACCHPGLADWHKPTTVRWKWAEEDPKGDTPALNRETRSMMVRFPGGGPHSDPDPNKDDAYVCVILRDLNTAELAFSPSRSGCADR, translated from the coding sequence ATGAAACCCATCTCTCTCCGTTTGACAAGCCTCGCTGCGTGCACGCTGGTCACGCTCTCGGCATGTGCCGGGGCCTCCCACCTGCCGGATGATCCGTTTGCTTCCCGCGGAACCGCCATGGCGATGGTGCCCATCAATCATACGGACCGCTATGCATTTGATGTATTTGTCGACAAATACTGGGCGGGCGATGCGCCGCCACAGAACGATGGCGCAGCCGCAGCTTGCTGCCACCCTGGCCTCGCGGATTGGCACAAACCCACAACCGTCCGATGGAAGTGGGCTGAAGAAGATCCGAAAGGCGACACGCCAGCGCTGAACAGGGAAACGCGCTCAATGATGGTCCGCTTCCCCGGAGGCGGCCCGCACAGCGACCCCGATCCGAACAAGGACGACGCCTACGTCTGCGTGATCCTGCGCGACCTCAACACGGCCGAACTGGCGTTTTCTCCTTCCAGATCGGGTTGTGCCGATAGATAA
- a CDS encoding M48 family metallopeptidase, whose translation MESDAARTPSPKTSRAAVRAALALGCASLTLTVPLSAYATAMPAVSTSPAAPATGTTPMPVPAPAAKSVPNTANPENATSAAAGATSATNAGSAPAAATPPASTQPPPVTAKTPAATSAPAAAAKAPAANSAPAAAANTPTPPTYSAPNTQLRYGGYLVFRNLIPSPMLEAQAAEEFNQITYGAEHANRLYGDTDAHVTRVRSIVDKLIPYSLKWNERAKGWKWDVAVVRSPDIRMYCLPGGKIVVYGGLLDRVRLNDNELGMLIGHEIAHALREHARERLGELQASQLDSSGTIPQLFGLADLGAAPLGIGSRLLEMKYESTDETEADVIGSDIASRAGFDPRAAVTLWDKLATATRSNRDQGYIYVHPYTPARRKDIIKRLPDMLPLYAKAIGKSVDALPDYAGMGRPRRAALRD comes from the coding sequence CTGGAATCGGATGCCGCCAGGACTCCTTCGCCCAAGACCAGCCGTGCGGCGGTGCGTGCGGCGTTGGCGCTCGGTTGCGCAAGCCTGACGTTGACCGTGCCGCTGAGCGCCTACGCGACCGCTATGCCCGCGGTCAGCACCAGTCCAGCAGCGCCGGCCACCGGCACCACGCCGATGCCGGTGCCGGCGCCGGCGGCAAAGTCGGTGCCGAATACGGCGAACCCGGAAAACGCGACATCGGCGGCGGCTGGCGCAACCAGCGCGACGAACGCCGGCAGCGCGCCTGCGGCCGCCACGCCGCCCGCTTCAACACAGCCGCCACCAGTAACGGCCAAAACGCCCGCCGCTACCTCGGCGCCGGCAGCGGCCGCAAAAGCGCCTGCCGCAAATTCAGCGCCCGCTGCAGCCGCCAACACCCCCACACCCCCGACTTACAGTGCTCCGAACACACAGCTGCGCTATGGTGGCTACCTCGTGTTTCGCAACCTGATCCCATCGCCCATGCTCGAGGCACAGGCCGCCGAAGAGTTCAACCAGATCACGTACGGCGCAGAGCACGCGAACCGCCTGTACGGCGACACTGACGCTCATGTCACACGAGTTCGTTCGATCGTCGACAAGCTGATTCCTTACTCGCTGAAGTGGAACGAGCGCGCGAAGGGCTGGAAGTGGGACGTGGCGGTGGTGCGCTCGCCCGATATCCGCATGTACTGCCTGCCGGGCGGCAAGATCGTCGTCTATGGCGGCCTGCTCGATCGCGTACGTCTGAACGACAACGAACTCGGCATGCTGATCGGTCACGAGATCGCACATGCGTTGCGCGAGCATGCGCGCGAGCGGCTCGGCGAACTGCAGGCCAGTCAGCTCGACTCATCCGGCACGATCCCGCAGCTATTCGGGCTCGCCGATCTAGGCGCCGCGCCGCTCGGCATCGGTTCGCGGCTGCTGGAGATGAAGTACGAGAGCACCGACGAAACCGAGGCCGACGTGATCGGCAGCGATATCGCCTCGCGCGCCGGCTTCGATCCGCGTGCGGCAGTCACGCTATGGGACAAGCTCGCCACGGCGACGCGCAGCAATCGCGATCAGGGCTATATCTACGTGCACCCGTACACGCCGGCGCGGCGCAAGGACATCATCAAGCGTTTGCCGGATATGCTGCCGCTCTATGCGAAGGCAATCGGCAAGAGCGTCGATGCGCTGCCGGACTATGCCGGCATGGGTCGCCCGCGCCGCGCCGCCTTACGGGATTGA